A portion of the Mycobacterium paraseoulense genome contains these proteins:
- a CDS encoding MMPL/RND family transporter translates to MHDRGGLLRHLTGRYAVLVVGLWVLAAGAANLLVPQLERVVDSHARSFMPTDAPSAVAASRAAQLFDQTPSNNFVYVVLERDQGLAPRDRQFYDAMTAALGSDHRHVYAVTDLWSQPATAAGAQSSDGRAVSVMVRLAGMLGTAQARDSVNAVRATVQRLSPPAGLDVHVTGPGATIVDEFSAIDRQMLGITAATIGLILLLLLVVYRSPIAATIPLISVGLALALARAVVAALGQSNVVEVSLFSVALMAAMTLGAGTDYAIFLVGRYHEGRRRGVAPAQALAQAYRSIAPVVIGSALTVSVALACLVFAQVGSFRSAGLPCAVGILSTMAAALTLTPALMGLAIRRGYLEPRPSRTAWRWRRVGTAVARWPGPVLVAAGGLTLLAALPLAGMRVGFDEPAATPSSTDSNRGYVSADRHFAANSLLPDVVAIQADHDLRNPAGLIAIERITRHIMAVPGVRAVQSASRPDGKVPEQATLSYQAGVLGRQFGDTMDSLTQRLRRVSELDGALAQTQLAVDGLGKGLRGGGAGLAEVSGAADDMRAGMDGLQRNVTTVSGYLDPLRDFVGRTADCAANPICSTVDRVLQPVDSLVQASARLNTGAAELTSGSRTAATAMAALPQSVASMKDALGQARSATRDLLSLTDTLGPQMRQLTDYLNELATQFQGSAAADFYLPRRALTDPRYTAALGHLISRNGRAAYLLVYGGGSEWGSDGAKRADQVRAAIEEATKEGTLAPVEVDLAGVGPVTADLQRFVADDVKLLVGVALVLIFLIVTAMLGSPVAGLVVVGTVVTSYASALGASVLIWQHLLHHELHWAVAPIAFIALIAVGADYNLLLALRIKQESAAGLRTGIIRAFGGTGGVVTVAGIVFGLTMLALLSSSVLSIAQIGTTIAVGLLLDTLIVRAFIVPSIVALLGRWFWWPRTLPLRPNAAVETRAAQPIPMATAAGSRP, encoded by the coding sequence TTGCATGACCGCGGCGGATTACTGAGGCACCTCACCGGTCGCTACGCGGTCCTGGTCGTCGGCCTATGGGTCCTGGCGGCGGGCGCCGCCAATTTGCTTGTCCCGCAACTGGAGCGGGTGGTCGACTCGCACGCCCGATCCTTCATGCCCACCGACGCACCGAGCGCCGTCGCCGCCTCGCGCGCCGCCCAATTGTTCGATCAAACCCCGAGCAACAACTTCGTTTACGTTGTGCTGGAACGCGATCAGGGGCTCGCGCCGCGCGACCGGCAGTTCTACGACGCGATGACGGCGGCGCTGGGATCGGATCATCGTCACGTGTATGCGGTGACCGACCTGTGGTCGCAGCCCGCCACGGCCGCCGGCGCGCAGAGTTCGGACGGGCGGGCCGTCAGCGTCATGGTGCGGCTGGCCGGGATGCTCGGCACGGCTCAGGCCCGCGACTCGGTGAACGCCGTGCGCGCCACCGTCCAAAGGCTTTCCCCGCCGGCCGGCTTGGACGTCCATGTCACCGGACCCGGTGCCACGATCGTCGACGAGTTCTCCGCGATCGATCGACAGATGCTCGGCATCACCGCCGCCACCATCGGCCTCATCCTGCTCCTCCTGCTGGTGGTGTACCGATCGCCGATCGCGGCAACGATACCGCTGATCTCGGTCGGGCTCGCCCTGGCGCTGGCCCGCGCCGTCGTCGCCGCTCTGGGACAGTCCAATGTGGTTGAAGTGTCGCTGTTTTCCGTCGCGCTGATGGCGGCCATGACGCTGGGCGCCGGCACCGACTACGCGATCTTCCTGGTCGGCCGCTATCACGAAGGCCGCCGCCGCGGCGTCGCACCGGCCCAGGCGCTGGCGCAGGCCTACCGTTCGATCGCGCCCGTGGTGATCGGGTCGGCGCTCACGGTGTCGGTGGCGCTGGCGTGCCTGGTGTTCGCTCAGGTGGGTTCGTTCCGCAGCGCCGGGTTGCCCTGCGCCGTCGGCATTCTTTCGACCATGGCAGCCGCGTTGACCCTGACGCCCGCGCTGATGGGCCTGGCCATCCGCCGGGGGTATCTCGAACCGCGGCCGTCGAGGACGGCGTGGCGCTGGCGCCGCGTGGGGACGGCCGTGGCCCGCTGGCCCGGCCCCGTCCTGGTCGCCGCGGGCGGGTTGACGCTGCTGGCCGCGCTGCCGTTGGCCGGCATGCGGGTCGGCTTCGACGAACCCGCCGCAACGCCGTCGTCGACCGACTCCAACCGCGGGTACGTCAGCGCCGACCGCCATTTCGCGGCCAACTCGCTGTTGCCCGACGTCGTCGCGATCCAGGCCGATCACGACCTGCGAAACCCGGCCGGCCTGATCGCCATCGAGCGAATCACGCGGCACATCATGGCCGTACCCGGTGTGCGTGCGGTGCAGTCGGCCAGCCGGCCCGACGGCAAGGTCCCCGAACAGGCCACCCTGAGCTATCAGGCGGGTGTGCTCGGGCGGCAGTTCGGGGACACCATGGACTCGCTGACCCAACGCCTCAGGCGGGTCTCCGAACTGGACGGCGCGCTGGCACAGACCCAGCTGGCGGTGGACGGCTTGGGGAAGGGCCTGCGCGGCGGCGGTGCGGGGCTGGCCGAGGTGTCCGGCGCCGCGGACGACATGCGCGCGGGAATGGATGGGCTGCAACGCAACGTCACCACGGTGTCGGGATACCTCGACCCGCTGCGCGACTTCGTCGGTCGAACCGCCGACTGCGCCGCCAACCCGATCTGTTCGACCGTGGACCGCGTGCTCCAGCCGGTAGACAGCCTGGTGCAGGCGTCGGCACGCCTCAACACCGGCGCCGCCGAACTGACCAGCGGTTCGAGGACGGCCGCCACAGCGATGGCCGCTCTGCCGCAGAGTGTGGCCTCGATGAAAGACGCGTTGGGGCAGGCGCGTTCGGCCACCCGTGACCTCCTGAGCCTGACCGATACGCTCGGGCCCCAGATGCGGCAATTGACCGACTACCTCAACGAGCTCGCAACGCAATTCCAGGGCAGTGCGGCGGCGGATTTCTACCTGCCGCGGCGGGCTTTGACCGATCCGCGCTACACCGCCGCCCTGGGCCACCTGATCTCCCGGAACGGCCGCGCCGCCTACCTGCTGGTCTACGGCGGCGGCTCGGAGTGGGGCTCCGACGGAGCCAAGCGGGCAGACCAGGTGCGCGCAGCCATCGAGGAGGCCACCAAGGAGGGCACCCTGGCCCCGGTCGAGGTCGACCTTGCCGGCGTCGGGCCCGTCACTGCCGACCTGCAGCGCTTCGTCGCCGACGACGTCAAGCTGCTCGTCGGCGTCGCCTTGGTGCTGATCTTCTTGATCGTCACGGCGATGCTGGGCAGCCCGGTCGCGGGCCTGGTCGTCGTCGGAACAGTCGTCACCTCCTACGCGTCGGCCCTCGGCGCCAGCGTGCTGATCTGGCAGCACCTGCTGCACCACGAATTGCACTGGGCCGTCGCCCCGATCGCGTTCATCGCGCTGATCGCCGTCGGGGCGGACTACAACCTGCTGCTGGCGCTGCGTATCAAACAGGAATCGGCAGCGGGCCTGCGGACCGGCATCATTCGCGCCTTCGGCGGCACCGGCGGGGTCGTCACCGTCGCGGGCATCGTCTTCGGGCTCACCATGCTGGCGTTGCTGAGCAGCAGCGTGCTCAGCATCGCGCAGATCGGCACCACGATCGCGGTCGGGCTGCTGTTGGACACCCTGATCGTGCGGGCTTTCATCGTGCCGTCCATCGTGGCGCTGCTCGGCCGCTGGTTCTGGTGGCCGCGGACGCTACCGCTGCGGCCCAACGCCGCCGTGGAAACCCGCGCGGCACAGCCGATTCCGATGGCTACTGCTGCGGGATCACGACCGTAG
- the eccCa gene encoding type VII secretion protein EccCa: MSKKAFPINRVKIEPPKPVRVAPNAPIALPEREPRNIWVMIGVPALIVALIGTIVMLYVSGVRSLSTGFFPLMGIGAFSMLAFSGRFGRARKITWGEMEKGRRRYLRDLDSNRDEIQTAVCAQREWQNALHSDPRGLGAIIGGPRMWERGRGDADFLEVRLGTGVQHAPDSVLSVTWPDIASDEELEPVTGQALRDFILEQRKIRDIAKVVNLRSAPGFSFVGDELDRLRSLMRSVLCSLAVFHNPRDLKLMVVTRNPEVWSWMVWLPHNLHDELFDACGWRRLVFATPEELEETLGAELHMKGKRGAWTPLAAASPTAMGSALETGADTVDLGPHLVIVDDNTGSPDAWESVVGQVGKAGITLLRIASRVGAGVGFAQDQVFEMGERHTVPVNGEVRFGRNGFDADGEDGRPAPLLRVRGKFFAHADQLSIHRAYRYARAMARWSPTSRSEIADSTGGAAELLRGLGIIDPRELDVDRLWAERRGRGDERWCEIPVGAKPTGELQNIIIRAKDFGGFGFHSVVIGTSGSGKSEFFLSLVYGIALTHSPEAFNVIFVDMKFESAAQDILGIPHVVAALSNLGKDERHLAERMRRVIDGEIKQRYELFTSVGARDANDYEEIRLAGRDLPPVPVLLVIVDEYLELFANHEKWINLIIHIGQEGRGANVFFMLGGQRLDLSSLQKVKSNIAFRIALRAESGDDSREVIGSDAAYHLPSKENGFALLKVGPRDLEPFRCFYLSAPFVVPKGKEVATTVDMTLTKPRLYNWQYQPLEAADAAALEAAAAADTEPDEFLYHDDGFKRKKIVDVLRESLQHVPHRAPRRPWLEPLEDPEPVDVLVSAYRGKPWHVDYGQNAGLMFPVGVMDIPEESKQVVHAVDALRSNVIVVGAKQRGKTTTLMTLMCAAATMYSPARVTFFCIGGATLAQVASLPHVTDIVSPKDAEGIERILSSMDALIDAREDSFRRLKIDLDGFRERRFAPGSDGLGGTDPNDPFGDVFVVVDDYDDVYSKDTVLGDRIISLSSRGPEYGVHVMCSAGGWIHGQRQSLLQNATARIQLRLADPSESQMGHSSLESRDAARRTLNRPGFGLTDSLHELRVGIPALADPATGSLVSIIDVGARIADVAGVTKHATLQRLPQRVELRAILEYDAAHPSGDDLSIAFAIGERHELGPVPLKLRESPGLMILGRQGCGKTLSLVSIGEAIMSRFSPEEAQLTLIDPKTAPHGLRDLSGPGYVRAYAYDQDEIDEVITQLAQQILLPRLPPKGLSQEELRALKPWEGPRHFVLIDDAQDLRPDQSYPPKPPVGAALWKLMERARQIGLHVFTTRNSANWATLQMDPWMRFQNSAKVAQLYMDNDPQNRINRLVRAQALPPGRGLMVSADGDVEGVLVGLPSTVVIPQQ; encoded by the coding sequence ATGTCCAAGAAAGCGTTTCCGATCAACCGGGTCAAGATCGAACCGCCGAAACCCGTTCGGGTAGCGCCGAATGCGCCGATCGCGCTGCCGGAGCGCGAACCCCGCAACATCTGGGTGATGATCGGGGTGCCGGCGCTGATCGTGGCGCTCATCGGCACCATCGTCATGCTCTACGTGTCCGGGGTGCGCAGCCTGTCGACCGGGTTCTTCCCGTTGATGGGCATCGGCGCGTTCAGCATGCTGGCGTTCTCCGGACGCTTCGGGCGGGCCCGCAAGATCACTTGGGGCGAAATGGAAAAGGGCCGCCGCCGCTACCTGCGGGACCTCGACTCCAACCGCGACGAGATCCAGACCGCGGTGTGCGCGCAGCGCGAATGGCAGAACGCGCTGCACTCGGATCCGCGCGGGCTGGGGGCGATCATCGGCGGCCCGCGGATGTGGGAACGCGGACGCGGCGACGCGGATTTCCTGGAGGTGCGGCTGGGCACCGGCGTGCAGCACGCCCCCGACTCCGTGCTGTCGGTGACCTGGCCCGACATCGCCTCCGATGAGGAGCTCGAACCCGTCACCGGGCAGGCGCTGCGCGATTTCATCTTGGAGCAGCGCAAGATTCGCGATATCGCCAAAGTGGTCAACCTGCGATCGGCGCCCGGCTTCAGCTTCGTCGGCGACGAACTGGACCGGCTGCGCTCGTTGATGCGCTCCGTCTTGTGCTCGCTGGCGGTGTTCCACAACCCGCGCGACCTGAAATTGATGGTGGTCACCCGCAACCCCGAGGTGTGGTCGTGGATGGTGTGGCTGCCGCACAACCTGCACGACGAGCTGTTCGACGCGTGCGGCTGGCGGCGGCTGGTGTTCGCCACACCGGAGGAGCTCGAGGAGACCCTCGGCGCGGAGCTGCACATGAAAGGAAAGCGCGGAGCGTGGACACCGCTCGCGGCGGCCAGCCCCACCGCCATGGGATCGGCGCTCGAGACCGGCGCCGACACTGTCGACCTGGGACCGCACCTGGTGATCGTCGACGACAACACCGGCAGCCCCGACGCGTGGGAGAGCGTGGTGGGCCAGGTGGGTAAGGCGGGAATCACCTTGCTGCGCATCGCATCCCGGGTAGGCGCCGGCGTCGGCTTCGCCCAGGACCAGGTGTTCGAGATGGGGGAGCGGCACACCGTGCCGGTCAACGGCGAGGTCAGGTTCGGCCGGAACGGGTTCGACGCGGACGGTGAGGATGGGCGCCCCGCGCCGTTGTTACGGGTGCGCGGCAAGTTCTTCGCCCACGCCGACCAGCTGTCGATCCACCGTGCCTACCGGTATGCCCGGGCGATGGCCCGGTGGTCGCCGACCAGCCGCAGTGAGATCGCCGATTCGACCGGCGGCGCCGCCGAATTGCTGCGCGGCCTGGGCATCATCGATCCGCGCGAATTGGACGTCGACCGGCTGTGGGCCGAGCGCCGCGGCCGCGGCGACGAGCGGTGGTGCGAGATCCCGGTCGGCGCCAAACCCACCGGCGAGCTGCAGAACATCATCATCCGCGCGAAAGACTTCGGCGGCTTCGGGTTTCACTCCGTGGTCATCGGCACCAGTGGTTCGGGAAAGTCGGAGTTCTTCCTGTCGCTGGTCTACGGCATCGCGCTGACGCACTCCCCAGAGGCGTTCAACGTCATCTTCGTCGACATGAAGTTCGAGTCGGCGGCCCAGGACATTCTGGGCATCCCGCACGTCGTGGCCGCGCTGTCGAACCTGGGCAAGGACGAGCGGCATCTGGCGGAGCGGATGCGCAGGGTCATCGACGGCGAGATCAAGCAGCGCTATGAGCTGTTCACTTCGGTGGGCGCGCGCGATGCCAACGACTACGAAGAGATCCGGTTGGCCGGACGAGACCTGCCGCCGGTGCCCGTCCTGCTCGTCATCGTCGACGAGTACCTGGAACTCTTTGCCAATCATGAGAAGTGGATCAATCTGATCATCCACATCGGTCAGGAAGGCCGCGGCGCCAACGTCTTCTTCATGCTCGGCGGGCAGCGGCTGGACCTGTCGTCGCTGCAGAAGGTCAAGTCCAACATCGCGTTCCGGATCGCGCTGCGCGCCGAATCGGGTGACGACAGCCGCGAGGTGATCGGTTCGGACGCCGCCTACCACCTGCCGTCGAAGGAGAACGGCTTCGCCCTGCTGAAGGTGGGGCCGCGCGACCTCGAACCGTTCCGGTGCTTCTACTTGTCGGCTCCCTTCGTGGTGCCCAAGGGCAAGGAGGTCGCGACCACCGTCGACATGACCCTGACCAAGCCCCGGCTCTACAACTGGCAGTACCAGCCGCTCGAGGCTGCCGACGCCGCGGCGCTGGAAGCGGCGGCGGCGGCCGACACCGAGCCCGACGAATTCCTTTATCACGATGACGGTTTCAAACGGAAGAAGATCGTCGACGTGCTGCGGGAGTCGTTGCAGCATGTTCCGCACCGGGCGCCCCGGCGGCCCTGGCTCGAGCCGCTGGAGGACCCGGAACCCGTCGACGTCCTGGTGTCGGCTTACCGGGGCAAGCCGTGGCATGTGGACTACGGCCAGAACGCGGGGCTGATGTTCCCGGTCGGCGTCATGGACATCCCCGAGGAGTCCAAGCAGGTCGTGCACGCGGTCGATGCACTACGCAGCAACGTCATCGTGGTGGGCGCCAAGCAGCGGGGCAAGACGACCACGCTGATGACGCTGATGTGCGCGGCGGCAACGATGTACAGCCCGGCGCGCGTGACGTTCTTCTGCATCGGCGGCGCCACGCTGGCCCAGGTTGCGTCGCTGCCGCACGTCACGGACATCGTGTCGCCGAAGGACGCCGAGGGCATCGAGCGCATCTTGAGCAGCATGGACGCGTTGATCGACGCGCGTGAGGACTCGTTCCGGCGGCTGAAGATCGACCTCGACGGCTTCCGCGAGCGCCGGTTCGCGCCGGGCAGCGACGGGCTGGGCGGCACCGACCCCAACGACCCCTTCGGTGACGTGTTCGTCGTGGTGGATGACTACGACGACGTGTACTCCAAGGACACCGTCCTGGGGGACCGCATCATCTCGTTGAGCAGCCGCGGCCCCGAGTACGGGGTTCACGTGATGTGCAGTGCCGGCGGATGGATTCATGGCCAGCGGCAGAGCCTGCTGCAAAACGCCACGGCCCGAATCCAATTGCGGCTGGCCGACCCCAGCGAAAGCCAGATGGGCCACTCTTCGCTCGAATCGCGTGACGCCGCCCGGCGGACGCTGAACCGGCCGGGCTTCGGTCTGACCGACAGCCTGCACGAGCTCAGGGTGGGCATCCCCGCGCTCGCCGACCCCGCCACCGGTTCGCTGGTCAGCATCATCGACGTCGGGGCGCGGATCGCCGACGTCGCGGGCGTGACCAAACACGCTACCCTGCAGCGGCTTCCGCAGCGTGTCGAGCTGCGCGCGATCCTGGAATACGACGCGGCGCACCCCAGTGGCGACGACCTGTCGATCGCGTTTGCGATCGGCGAGCGCCACGAGCTGGGTCCGGTTCCGCTGAAGCTCCGCGAAAGCCCGGGTTTGATGATCCTGGGCCGGCAGGGCTGCGGCAAGACGCTGTCACTGGTGTCGATCGGCGAGGCGATCATGAGCCGGTTCAGCCCCGAGGAGGCGCAACTGACGCTCATCGACCCCAAAACCGCACCGCACGGACTGCGGGATCTGAGCGGGCCCGGCTATGTGCGCGCGTATGCCTACGACCAAGATGAGATCGATGAAGTCATAACCCAACTCGCGCAACAGATCCTGCTGCCCCGGCTACCCCCGAAGGGCCTGAGCCAGGAGGAGCTGCGTGCGCTCAAGCCGTGGGAGGGCCCCCGGCACTTCGTGCTGATCGACGATGCGCAGGATCTGCGCCCCGATCAGAGCTACCCGCCCAAACCGCCGGTGGGGGCGGCGTTGTGGAAGCTGATGGAACGCGCCCGGCAGATCGGCCTGCACGTGTTCACCACCCGCAACAGCGCGAACTGGGCGACGCTGCAGATGGATCCGTGGATGAGGTTCCAGAACTCGGCGAAGGTGGCGCAGCTCTACATGGACAACGACCCGCAAAACCGGATCAACCGTTTGGTCCGCGCCCAGGCGCTGCCGCCGGGGCGCGGCCTGATGGTGAGCGCCGACGGCGACGTCGAAGGCGTGCTGGTGGGGTTGCCGTCTACGGTCGTGATCCCGCAGCAGTAG
- a CDS encoding response regulator transcription factor, whose product MVVQGVIPHPETPEITVLLVDDQDLVRSGLRRILRRKDGFVIVAECSDGDEVPAAVAEHRPEVVVMDLRMRRIDGIEATRRLGGTPPVLALTTFNEDELLSEALRAGAAGFVLKDSSAEELIRAVRAVARGDSYLDPAVTARVLTTYRKAAPGPRGTATAELTTRELDVLTLMGRGFSNAEIADELCISGVTVKSHIGRIFGKLDLRDRAAAIVYAYDNGIVVPR is encoded by the coding sequence CTGGTGGTGCAAGGCGTGATCCCACACCCGGAGACGCCCGAGATCACCGTCCTCCTCGTCGACGACCAGGACCTGGTGCGCTCGGGACTTCGCCGGATCCTGCGTCGTAAGGATGGGTTCGTTATCGTCGCGGAATGCTCCGATGGTGACGAGGTGCCGGCGGCGGTTGCCGAGCACCGGCCCGAGGTCGTCGTGATGGATCTGCGCATGCGCCGGATTGACGGCATCGAGGCGACGCGCCGGCTCGGGGGCACGCCGCCGGTGTTGGCGCTGACCACCTTCAACGAGGACGAGCTGCTATCGGAGGCGCTGCGCGCCGGGGCCGCCGGTTTCGTGCTCAAGGACTCGTCCGCCGAGGAGCTGATCCGCGCCGTGCGGGCCGTCGCCAGGGGCGACAGCTACCTCGATCCGGCCGTCACGGCGCGCGTGTTGACCACCTATCGCAAGGCCGCGCCGGGGCCCCGCGGCACCGCCACCGCCGAGTTGACCACCCGAGAGCTCGACGTGCTGACGTTGATGGGCAGAGGCTTTTCCAACGCCGAGATCGCCGACGAACTCTGCATCTCCGGTGTCACCGTCAAAAGCCACATCGGCCGGATCTTCGGAAAACTCGACCTGCGGGACCGGGCGGCGGCGATCGTCTACGCCTATGACAACGGCATCGTCGTCCCGCGCTGA
- a CDS encoding sensor histidine kinase — protein MLRGATRYAREQFRRRSELIPVGLTWASLLAVDVSHVGGALIAIAQRPSADLPVGLAAFAVSIAPTLVFFFLNTKLSPVLMWATWWTATAMMLFGTSTPIRADFAPALLVLMVLSIATLSSIAGGFLSAVSAVALLLAASGLHRLDAVMLYLAFVGAGWLLGYVMRAQRLLLADQIEAQKMLAQHAAADERRRIAREVHDVIAHSLSITLLHVTGARRGLQQDRDVDDAIEALEQAERLGRQAMADIRRTVGLLDGAPTKSAQTTPEPGIDDVGGLVADFQRAGLDVALRVDGPADHVSAAVGLALYRITQESLANIAKHAPDSKSTVSLCISATSAGLTVENRLPVAITAPLSAEGRGLRGMRQRVELLGGAIEAGPTPEGWSVRADIPLHEGETGWRPWWCKA, from the coding sequence ATGTTGCGTGGCGCAACGAGATACGCGCGGGAACAGTTTCGCCGGCGAAGCGAGCTGATTCCCGTCGGTCTCACCTGGGCGTCGCTTCTCGCCGTCGATGTCAGCCATGTCGGCGGCGCGCTGATCGCGATCGCGCAGCGCCCCTCCGCCGACCTGCCCGTCGGGCTGGCCGCGTTCGCGGTGTCGATCGCGCCGACGCTGGTGTTCTTCTTCCTGAACACGAAGCTCAGCCCCGTCCTGATGTGGGCAACCTGGTGGACGGCCACCGCCATGATGCTGTTCGGCACGTCGACACCCATTCGTGCCGATTTCGCCCCCGCGCTGCTGGTGCTGATGGTGTTGTCCATTGCGACATTGAGCTCCATCGCGGGCGGATTCCTGTCCGCCGTGTCGGCGGTCGCGCTGCTGCTGGCCGCGTCCGGACTGCACCGCCTTGACGCGGTAATGCTGTACCTGGCTTTCGTCGGGGCGGGGTGGCTTCTCGGTTATGTCATGCGTGCCCAGCGGCTGCTACTGGCCGATCAGATCGAGGCGCAGAAGATGTTGGCCCAGCACGCCGCCGCCGACGAGCGGCGGCGCATCGCCCGGGAAGTGCACGACGTCATCGCGCACTCGCTGAGCATCACCCTGCTGCATGTGACGGGCGCGCGTCGGGGGCTGCAGCAGGACCGCGACGTCGACGACGCGATCGAGGCGCTCGAACAGGCCGAACGCCTGGGCCGGCAGGCGATGGCAGACATCCGGCGCACCGTCGGGCTCCTGGACGGCGCGCCCACGAAATCCGCGCAGACGACGCCGGAACCCGGCATCGATGACGTCGGCGGCCTCGTCGCGGATTTCCAGCGCGCCGGCCTGGACGTCGCGCTGCGCGTCGACGGCCCGGCCGACCACGTCTCGGCGGCGGTCGGCCTGGCGCTGTACCGCATCACCCAGGAATCGCTGGCCAACATCGCCAAGCACGCTCCGGACTCGAAATCGACGGTGTCGCTCTGTATCTCGGCGACGTCGGCCGGTCTCACCGTGGAGAACCGGTTGCCCGTGGCGATCACCGCCCCGCTGTCCGCGGAGGGCCGCGGGTTGCGCGGCATGCGTCAGCGGGTCGAGCTGTTGGGCGGGGCCATCGAGGCGGGCCCCACCCCCGAGGGGTGGTCGGTGCGTGCCGACATACCGCTGCACGAAGGTGAGACGGGTTGGCGGCCCTGGTGGTGCAAGGCGTGA
- a CDS encoding aromatic ring-hydroxylating oxygenase subunit alpha, producing the protein MNAPAGNPTRTRDEDAIGTPPDSPTLVPAERYYSPAFAALEVERMWPKVWQLACMVDHVAEPGDYFEYRCGPYGVLIVRGDDGLLRAFQNACRHRGNSVCVGSGSGLRELKCGYHGWTWDLAGTLKRVPNRRGFGSLMLSDFPLVPVRVDTWEGLVFVNLDLDAMPLLEYLEAVPDDIAWCRLSDFRCYATLTVEVDANWKTIADGYSETYHVQTLHPELLRCVDDIHAPQQIWGHTGKSDQPYGVQSPRFDGTLSDEEVWDAYVYTQGALMGAAEGTPFPADERRPGQTVQDLIAAHTRAFAASRGVDLEWADTDRITRLHQYNVFPNMTLLANADHLTVMCSRPGPDPDKGELVMFLMTRMPPGAPRAKPTDVRVPAGEAEPGVVLTQDIKVLAGLQRGMHQPGFTHLVLSGEERRVINTHRNLERYLDLPEAERASGGAARGQHNLCVDTP; encoded by the coding sequence GTGAACGCGCCCGCCGGCAACCCGACCCGCACCCGCGACGAGGACGCGATCGGCACCCCGCCGGACAGTCCGACCCTGGTTCCGGCCGAGCGCTACTACTCGCCGGCGTTCGCCGCGCTCGAGGTCGAGCGGATGTGGCCGAAGGTCTGGCAGCTCGCATGCATGGTCGACCACGTCGCCGAACCGGGCGACTATTTCGAGTACCGGTGCGGCCCGTACGGGGTGCTGATCGTCCGCGGCGACGACGGGCTGCTGCGCGCCTTCCAGAACGCCTGCCGCCACCGCGGCAACTCGGTGTGCGTGGGCTCGGGTTCGGGGTTGCGCGAACTCAAGTGCGGCTACCACGGGTGGACCTGGGACCTGGCCGGCACGCTCAAGCGGGTGCCCAATCGCAGGGGCTTCGGGTCGCTCATGCTGTCCGACTTCCCGCTGGTGCCGGTCCGGGTGGACACCTGGGAAGGCCTCGTCTTCGTCAATCTCGACCTCGACGCGATGCCGTTGCTCGAGTATCTCGAGGCGGTGCCCGACGACATCGCCTGGTGCCGGCTGAGCGACTTCCGCTGCTATGCCACTCTGACCGTCGAGGTCGACGCGAATTGGAAGACGATCGCCGACGGCTACAGCGAGACCTACCACGTCCAGACGCTGCACCCGGAACTGCTGCGCTGTGTCGATGACATTCATGCGCCACAACAGATCTGGGGTCACACCGGCAAATCCGACCAGCCCTACGGCGTCCAGAGCCCCCGCTTCGACGGCACGCTGAGCGACGAAGAGGTCTGGGATGCTTACGTTTACACGCAGGGGGCGCTCATGGGCGCCGCCGAAGGCACCCCCTTCCCCGCTGATGAGCGCCGGCCCGGGCAGACGGTGCAGGATCTGATCGCCGCGCACACCCGGGCCTTCGCCGCCAGTCGCGGGGTGGACCTCGAATGGGCCGACACCGACCGCATCACCCGGCTGCACCAGTACAACGTCTTCCCCAACATGACACTGCTGGCCAACGCCGACCACCTGACCGTCATGTGCTCGCGGCCCGGCCCCGACCCAGATAAGGGTGAGCTGGTCATGTTCTTGATGACGCGCATGCCGCCGGGGGCTCCGCGCGCCAAACCGACCGACGTGCGGGTGCCCGCCGGGGAGGCCGAGCCCGGCGTGGTACTCACCCAGGACATCAAGGTGCTCGCCGGGCTGCAGCGCGGCATGCACCAACCGGGCTTCACCCATCTGGTGCTTTCCGGCGAGGAGCGGCGCGTGATCAACACGCACCGCAACCTGGAGCGTTATCTGGACCTGCCCGAGGCCGAGCGCGCGAGCGGTGGCGCGGCGCGCGGTCAACATAATTTGTGTGTAGACACGCCGTAA